Below is a genomic region from Candidatus Thermoplasmatota archaeon.
CTTTACACTCGGCAAAAACAATATCTCCATGATATCGGGGATTAACCGCTGCTTTCACTGACATCATTGGCATAGCTAACACCCCTACAATCGCTATTGCGATCAATATTTTCCATCTTCCTTTCATTTTCCTTCATCTTTTGACCCTCTCCGGTGAGGTTCCTTTATCATTCCGCCGGAGCCGTCATATAATAAATGCAAAAATACTTTAAATAAATTACGCATAGTTGTTTGTAGTTTTTTTTGAATTTTTAATTACAAGTGACAATATACTCAAGCTGGATTAGAAAGACAATATTGTTCTCTGAGAACAATTTATATACCACTTTTGGCATAGCTATAATTATTATGACAAAACATACTTCAGTATCATTACCAAAGGGGATGCATGATGCAATAAAAAGAATAATTGGAGAAAATCCTGAGATGGGATATACAAGTGTGGCTGAATTTTGCAAGGATATACTTAGGGATAAAATAGCAGAAGCGATGAAAAATAAATGACGGACGATGAGAAATCATACAGATAAAAATCAACGTGATTCTCAACGAAAAGCGTTTTTCATCTTCTGGTTTGAGAGTTCATTATTTTGATTCCGATATATCGAAATTATGTATGTCTAATAACTATAAATATATCCATCCCATTTTTATGGGCAATGCATGTACTTGTTACTGGTGGGAGCGGGTTCATCGGGCAGTATCTGGTGAAGGAACTGGTTGAGCATGGATATAAGGTTAAAATATTGACACGGCAATCACCACCGAAAATCAATGAGGCAAGCATAGTTCACGGTGATATAACAAAACCAGAAACTCTTATTCCTGCTCTTGAGGGCGTGGATGCCGTATTTCATAATGCAGCTTACGCAATGGACTGGGGTAAAAAAAGTGAAATTTACCGGATAAACGTTGAAGGAACTTTGAACATTGCTGAGGCATGCAGAAAAAAAGGAGTGGACAGGATTGTTTTTACAAGCTCTGCCGGGGTGTACGGATTTCCAAACAGCAGAGAGAAAATAACCGAAGGCAGTTCAAAAAAGCCATTGAATGCATACCAGAAGTCAAAGGTTGATGCGGAAATATCACTAAAAAAATATAAAAATCTGCATGTCTCAATCATTAGGCCTCCTTTGGTTTTGGGTGCAGGAGCAAAAGCAGCAGAAATTATTCTCTCAAGGCTGGAACAGAAAAAGATGGTATATATAGGAACTGAAAATAATCAAATTTCCATAGTTCACCCGATGGATGTTGCCCAGTGTTTACGATTGGCACTCGAGAAGGATGAAGAAGGCAATACCTATAACGTTGTTAGTTTTGTCTGCACTGTGAAAGAGTTATTCGAGGAAATTTCTGCCCAACTGGGTACAGACCCGCCGCGTGGGCGCATGCCCTTTTTCCTTGCTTATGCTGCCGCATTATTTGCAGAGCTATTTGCCCAAACGGAACCATCGCTCACCAGATTCAGGATAAAATCGCTTGGGACAACAAGAATAATAAGTTGTGAGAGGGCCAGAAGGATGCTGGGGTATACACCAAAATTTGATTTACAATCGACTGTGGAGGATATGGTATCAGGGCATAAGATGCATAATCAAATTTAAAATAAGAATGAAGTGATAAAGGGAAAAAGGAGGTTAAAGATTGAATACCTCCCTGAGAATATATTTCTTCCAAATATTTTTTCAAGTAACACTGCAAAAGTATTTTCATACGATTTTGGCATGCTGACCGACAATGGATCAGACCACTCACTTTCAGCACCATATTCATCTTTTGCCTTAACTCTAATATTATAATTCCCATCCTTGATCCACCAATTATAATATCGAATTGTTTCTCCTGATGGATATGGTCCAAGCCAACCGCTATCGGTTCCACCGCCCCAATCAAACCAGTAAGAGAGATTTTCACCATCTAAATCACTGCTACTGGTGCTGTATACATACAACCAGTTGATTCTCCCCTCAGATCTACCGATTGGTCTCTGTGGTTTTTCTGGTGGATGATTATCAACAATCCTTAATGTTTCATCTCCAACAAATTTCACTGCACTTGCTATAGTTGGATATTCCGCACAGGCGATATCAAATGCCTTTTTCACTCTAAAACCATCATTCATCCTCTTAAACATTTCCCCCTGCCAAGGTAATGAAACAGACCAACCCGAGTGACTACCCATACCCGTATATCCAATTGTTACTGTGTCTGTCATTTGTCCTTTTCTGAACTCATAAGATAATGTATCTGGGCCAGTCTCTGTCATACCATCGCAACTACCGATAAAAGCAAATTTTATTTGTTCTCTATTAGCCATATCCTCCCGAAGAATAGTCGAGTCATAATAGTAATACTCACTTCCATCAAAACTTGCCAAGAACGAATAACTCCCTCCATGTGCAATCTCATAGAAAAATGTAACATTTTTATTTCCAACATAAAAAGAAATTACATCCGTTGTTGGTGAGGCGAGACTTACTGTAGAATCACACCATACTTTAAACCACCTGTCAGCATTAATTCTCCAGCTCATCCAGCAGCCAGGTCCTACTTCTTTATCATAACCATTCAATGAAAAACCTTTTTCAGATGGTGTAGAAATCCCGTCGCCGATAATGTTTCCTTCAAAGTCGTATAACACTGTTGTACCATCAACTTGTCTTACCTCCAAACACACGGTAGGATAATCTTGGTTATTATAAAAGGTATAAAAATATCCTAAATCCTTTTCATCAACAAAGATAACCGGTTTCTTCCAGAAATAATCAATTGGTTCAAAATAATCTATATCAAAATCATCGAAAGAAAAAGTGATGTCTCTCCACTGCTTCTTGTATTCAACCACCTCACCACCAACACCATCGAGATGCAAAAGAATAGAGTCATTCTTAACTTCAAAACCATCTACCATATGCTTCCAGTACATGACATATCTATCACCAATTACCTTATCCACATCAAGAACTTTATCTTTGGTCATCTCTATATCGCTAATAACATCTTCATATCCATTTATATAAAAATCATGCCAATCATTAATTTTGCCATGCCCGTTATGCTCACTCAGCACAACAGAAACACCAGATACTGAAAGCAATATAACTACAAACAAACATAATACTATTTTAATCCCTGCTT
It encodes:
- a CDS encoding SDR family NAD(P)-dependent oxidoreductase translates to MHVLVTGGSGFIGQYLVKELVEHGYKVKILTRQSPPKINEASIVHGDITKPETLIPALEGVDAVFHNAAYAMDWGKKSEIYRINVEGTLNIAEACRKKGVDRIVFTSSAGVYGFPNSREKITEGSSKKPLNAYQKSKVDAEISLKKYKNLHVSIIRPPLVLGAGAKAAEIILSRLEQKKMVYIGTENNQISIVHPMDVAQCLRLALEKDEEGNTYNVVSFVCTVKELFEEISAQLGTDPPRGRMPFFLAYAAALFAELFAQTEPSLTRFRIKSLGTTRIISCERARRMLGYTPKFDLQSTVEDMVSGHKMHNQI
- a CDS encoding ribbon-helix-helix domain-containing protein → MTKHTSVSLPKGMHDAIKRIIGENPEMGYTSVAEFCKDILRDKIAEAMKNK